A single window of Solenopsis invicta isolate M01_SB chromosome 3, UNIL_Sinv_3.0, whole genome shotgun sequence DNA harbors:
- the LOC105204707 gene encoding uncharacterized protein LOC105204707 isoform X1 codes for MAGGRNKSERNGNLDKTHQWQCHDNLNSFKTLEPSPSDEFKKRKSAEQRRTSVKNISLLQDSIVRIFTDSLHCDLNIIHGYKIIRINECIVKTRSPYLYQVLKPYFVYTNKTIHCILDKARLFHRIEDFVRLLYSNLDFTQEEQLLVKIILNSNYKCDSLNELDIDTSRVDNRIREKFLTLNCDAHLHNVKDYAATNVSPTASEMADSGLETGSISPRDNTTSENSSTDFEIQTQAAEYASANDDDDSERIRAERVRNKNDRKTLLLHDPERSCESFGNSNYHFEKLAIQPRSMSNDDAVTYSVTSLEADTSGDNVQEAKLNAEEIFQYESRMLNEPFYESDCGSDENESFEFIEPIPSARTPEGHVETPAKCKLEWKTQQSDAEESESVTGETSIRESDHSRLTTNSSISRNNSSTSGYYFIDASTLNDEVDIVSTNVTRNHQQYGSDYGSGTSLSYLTFSSNYSANKSNNAVEEQSYKFTPLKTLPLQIGHERVAEFERELKLTEPYLQPFSESRKIKRVDSALEEKIEVANSTEPTEKESLAVEIKEADSGESAHPSPCPDNNTKLNTTRDKKTETSNDIDEATTTGNENGRTEKKAATAPDDRRPSLIRRNTFELDSNDEKLSVLRQEYERRQGSLIFQSAIPQYSGHRVDGDSTICHVPSDSVAPPITEPSITFTSDDLQQIVTTHPMSYLLDGCKNEINQTQTTQSNYLQSSLSKSCAVYPVIKSASDKSIIDYSVADLADVEETSNHCSSSLPVTLDSILEKGNRTESIKRTKRDEATPIISGGVSTSDYSKPSDSPTVRRRTESTPIVSGGSVIMNKSEIKVKSSRMSSSMTAWVVDMSDCNKEESKSRNSRSMSQSFSTSESSGKACAGAQKSGDREKQGSLGSSFFVNLKDMKDNVESIKRDRSLERKERDGQNGKPYCEFYVDISDRTVINNAKVKPSSERQDEASTMKNDCSCNEGEKKNIFSMFIELNDTRESRDGARDVAAPTHRRSFSTIANKLTDDWSSSRENSSSATGGDNDNGVLEESLQGQKKERAKPSVFMFIESDSPVVRRRTLSTSRPTFKRHSWNVDKTQPTNNSNGCVAKELMFRKEHKRAHSISMDSRGIIKQSQAKTSSSSHSLSDAAKTDSYNHKSFKMLQEREKNSNNMDTSSEDVFEFDVKDTPPNSHVEIESVQLPVSVTNHEYREIIPDQMDNLEANETKAYEDEFSETSAWEKTCTESTEGHTRKSETFDISSGSGPSPDSDNHYYELTDLLHSGVNDRSQLAGAANSSSKISETRKSLSETIKKIECELKEPEYNDADQTYGYRLSKKIGKPRVPSRNLKNFHSDSDKTSTSSFVRLSDLDKTPTALVPMVKDDDRSTCRMSSSIPETSWIESKLAMMTRNAGGGGGGGPVKPVSRKLVSVMSTSLPSKQKSPLEDLTGDCEAEGIISESDLSSMQSSMGRSGAEGSTEETETSSIAGAKPYNRLGEDLLRMFLEEINPDVTIDVAGRHIRAHKCILSSRCQYFAAILSGGWIESAGNVISLQGYSYNAVHFALCHIYSGESNIPDSISIVELATLADMLCLEGLKEVIGYTLKLKYCHLFHKPCQICAVGVLECMPLAAAYGLDEVYRKSLRWITKHFVRIWPCKAFATLPRELMEKCYHQHIVHMSTDNVLQTMMDCDKLLATLPNVRWAEPVFRMVSNLLETSVKFLSENFASVLGNDSFQSLGHELTWNISRLEDHFLTAVEQLPPEQACKSYSKLNKMLSVASQTDDFQGKIKWGPLFIDFLHKLQGRVEKCLVRDATRAARTTTWLKMDLELRRRIQELACLVILPHETSKRLSRHSNFLKESRAPQNRSTISRSLDLKRVKMVISEHNDKTLKPVPSSKQNKKVLYKPKTDPLERKMQEDKQITSETVRPKSWPNKVEVKSRYLEPRNKPVPKENAPIHHDKIVQQRRKIMISSSDSSRTSSPAMKRAIDAKKPLSKIKLPVKKDVKALSSDSLTEANADRTGNKKDLISKSCAITRPESPSFKQKSTEIGLSIDSLETKSKSVTVKKKVSKMDTSLSTDSLMTEITTTPKSNMSINKLSPTLAKANKTQTYDRMKKSSPPTQQKSPLTITKRPPRSLESSTAASRSRAAAISNTYHGSPSLRRSLLDAARTPDVPNRPVNTVTPFRMRQVVQTNVPSNARRERKETQNSHGSDSPSKKSSPKSNVGSRMSKSVIASKRIISGKVDDKIKKCHNVEAQRQPTVGSRSGTFLKDEPTILKKVDIKSSQINT; via the exons ATGGCTGGAGGCAGGAACAAGAGCGAGCGAAATGGAAATTTAGACAAAACGCACCAGTGGCAATGCCACGATAACCTTAACTCCTTTAAAACGCTTGAGCCTTCTCCGAGTGATGAATTCAAAAAACGGAAGAGTGCGGAACAACGTCGCACTAGTGTTAAAAATATCAGCCTATTGCAAGACAGTATTGTAag aatatttacGGATTCTTTGCATTGTGATCTTAACATAATACATGGTTACAAAATAATACGTATAAATGAATGTATCGTTAAAACAAGATCACCATACTTGTATCAAGTTCTCAAGCCGTATTTCGTTTACACTAATAAAACGATCCATTGCATTCTTGATAAGGCCAGACTTTTTCATCGGATTGAAGATTTTGTAAG GCTTCTTTATAGTAATCTGGATTTTACTCAAGAAGAGCAGTTGTtggtgaaaataattttgaattcaaattacAAGTGTGATTCTTTGAATGAACTTGATATAGATACATCTCGCGTTGACAATAG AATACGCGAGAAATTTCTGACATTGAACTGTGACGCGCATTTGCATAACGTAAAAGATTATGCTGCAACGAATGTGAGTCCCACTGCATCAGAAATGGCTGATTCCGGCTTGGAGACAGGTTCGATAAGTCCACGCGATAATACGACATCAGAGAATTCGAGCACGGATTTTGAGATCCAGACGCAAGCGGCAGAATACGCTTCTgctaatgatgatgatgattcGGAACGGATACGCGCCGAGCGCGTACGCAATAAGAACGATCGCAAGACACTTTTGTTGCACGATCCTGAACGATCCTGCGAGTCGTTTGGCAATAGCAATTACCATTTCGAGAAACTCGCGATTCAACCGCGATCTATGTCGAATGACGACGCTGTAACATACTCCGTAACGTCCTTGGAAGCGGATACGTCGGGAGACAACGTTCAGGAGGCGAAACTAAATGCCGAGGAGATCTTCCAGTACGAGAGTCGAATGTTAAATGAGCCATTCTACGAATCGGATTGTGGCAGCGATGAAAATGAATCTTTTGAATTTATCGAGCCTATCCCTTCGGCAAGGACACCCGAAGGACACGTAGAAACTCCCGCAAAATGTAAATTGGAATGGAAAACACAGCAGAGCGATGCGGAAGAATCGGAAAGCGTGACAGGTGAAACGAGCATCCGAGAATCCGATCATTCTCGTCTTACCACTAACTCCTCGATCAGTCGTAACAATTCCTCCACGAGTGGTTATTACTTCATCGACGCATCTACCTTGAATGACGAAGTGGACATTGTATCTACGAACGTAACGAGGAATCATCAGCAGTATGGCAGCGATTATGGCAGCGGTACGTCGCTATCGTATTTgacattttcttcaaattattcGGCCAACAAGTCAAATAATGCTGTGGAAGAACAATCTTACAAGTTTACACCACTCAAGACGCTACCTTTGCAAATCGGGCACGAGCGAGTGGCGGAATTTGAACGGGAATTGAAACTCACCGAGCCATATTTGCAGCCATTTTCAGAATCACGTAAAATAAAGAGGGTAGATTCGGCATTGGAGGAGAAGATAGAGGTGGCGAACAGCACGGAGCCGACGGAGAAGGAGTCGTTGGCCGTAGAGATCAAAGAGGCGGACAGTGGGGAGAGCGCTCATCCTTCCCCGTGCCCTGACAATAATACCAAGTTGAACACAACTCGAGATAAGAAAACGGAAACGTCGAACGACATCGACGAGGCAACAACGACGGGAAACGAAAACGGAAGAACGGAAAAGAAGGCGGCGACGGCGCCCGACGATAGACGGCCATCGCTCATCAGAAGAAATACGTTCGAGCTCGACTCTAACGACGAGAAATTATCCGTTTTGAGACAAGAATACGAACGTAGGCAGGGTAGCCTCATTTTTCAAAGCGCCATTCCACAATACTCCGGACATCGTGTAGACGGAGATTCCACGATTTGTCACGTACCTTCCGATTCCGTGGCTCCTCCGATTACCGAACCGTCGATTACGTTTACCTCTGACGATCTGCAACAGATCGTCACTACGCATCCGATGTCATATCTATTGGATGGTTGTAAAAACGAGATTAATCAGACGCAAACGACACAATCCAACTACTTACAATCGAGCCTGAGCAAGTCTTGCGCGGTTTATCCGGTTATTAAAAGTGCCAGCGACAAATCTATCATCGATTACAGCGTAGCGGACTTGGCGGACGTCGAGGAGACGTCGAATCACTGCAGTAGTAGTTTGCCGGTTACCTTAGACTCAATCTTGGAGAAAGGTAATCGAACGGAGTCTATAAAGCGAACTAAACGCGACGAGGCCACTCCGATAATCTCCGGTGGTGTCAGCACTTCGGATTACTCGAAACCTTCGGACAGTCCGACGGTGCGACGCAGAACGGAATCCACGCCGATCGTATCGGGCGGCTCGGTGATCATGAACAAGTCTGAGATCAAAGTCAAGTCCTCCAGAATGTCTTCTTCCATGACTGCTTGGGTGGTCGACATGAGCGATTGTAATAAGGAGGAATCCAAATCTCGAAACTCGCGGAGCATGTCGCAAAGCTTCTCCACTTCCGAAAGCAGCGGGAAAGCATGTGCAGGCGCACAAAAGTCAGGCGATCGTGAGAAACAAGGTAGTTTAGGTAGTAGCTTCTTTGTCAATCTAAAGGATATGAAAGATAACGTTGAATCCATTAAACGTGATCGCTCGCTCGAAAGGAAGGAACGCGATGGCCAGAACGGCAAGCCTTACTGTGAATTTTACGTAGATATCTCCGACAGGACTGTGATTAATAACGCCAAAGTCAAGCCGTCGTCCGAGAGGCAAGACGAGGCCAGCACGATGAAAAACGATTGCAGTTGCAACGAAGGTGAGAAGAAGAACATCTTCTCGATGTTTATCGAGCTGAATGATACGCGTGAGAGCCGTGATGGGGCGAGAGACGTTGCGGCTCCGACGCATAGGCGAAGCTTTTCGACGATAGCCAATAAATTAACGGACGACTGGAGTAGCTCCAGAGAGAACAGTAGTAGCGCTACGGGGGGAGATAATGATAATGGAGTCCTTGAGGAGTCGCTGCAAGGACAAAAGAAGGAAAGAGCCAAGCCTAGCGTTTTTATGTTCATAGAATCTGATTCTCCCGTGGTACGAAGACGGACGTTGTCCACTTCGCGACCAACGTTCAAGCGGCACTCGTGGAACGTGGACAAGACACAGCCGACGAATAATAGTAATGGCTGCGTGGCAAAAGAACTTATGTTCAGAAAGGAACACAAACGCGCGCACAGCATATCGATGGATAGTCGCGGTATTATCAAACAATCCCAAGCGAAAACGAGCTCGTCTAGTCACTCGCTGAGCGACGCGGCTAAAACCGATTCTTACAATCATAAAAGTTTCAAGATGCTACAAGAGCGTGAGAAAAACTCTAATAATATGGACACGTCGTCCGAGGATGTATTTGAGTTTGATGTAAAGGACACTCCACCAAATTCTCACGTGGAGATCGAAAGTGTACAACTGCCTGTTAGCGTGACGAATCACGAATACCGAGAAATAATTCCCGATCAAATGGACAACTTGGAAGCCAATGAGACGAAAGCGTACGAGGATGAATTCTCGGAAACTTCCGCTTGGGAAAAGACGTGTACCGAGAGCACGGAAGGTCACACTCGCAAAAGTGAGACGTTTGATATTAGCAGCGGCAGCGGACCTTCCCCAGATAGCGACAACCACTATTATGAATTGACTGACTTGTTGCATTCGGGTGTTAACGATAGATCGCAACTAGCTGGCGCGGCTAACTCGAGCAGCAAGATATCGGAGACTCGCAAGTCATTGAGTGAAACTATAAAGAAGATCGAATGCGAATTGAAGGAACCGGAATATAACGACGCGGATCAGACATACGGTTATCGTTTGTCGAAGAAAATCGGGAAGCCTCGGGTGCCCAgtcgtaatttaaaaaatttccattcGGATTCTGATAAGACTAGTACTTCCAGTTTCGTACGTCTGTCAGATTTGGATAAAACGCCGACGGCTCTTGTACCAATGGTGAAGGACGATGACAGAAGCACGTGTCGAATGAGCAGCAGTATTCCGGAAACGTCGTGGATAGAGAGCAAGCTGGCGATGATGACGAGGAAcgctggcggcggcggcggcggcggccctGTCAAACCAGTCTCGAGAAAGCTCGTTTCTGTCATGAGTACGTCGCTTCCATCCAAACAGAAGTCTCCGTTGGAGGATTTGACCGGTGATTGCGAAGCGGAAGGGATTATCTCCGAATCTGATCTTAGTAGCATGCAAAGCAGTATGGGACGTTCCGGAGCGG AAGGTAGCACAGAGGAAACTGAAACGTCCAGCATAGCTGGTGCAAAGCCATACAATAGACTTGGTGAGGATTTATTAAGGATGTTCTTGGAAGAGATCAATCCTGACGTTACAATAGATGTGGCTGGCCGACATATAAGAGcacataaatgtatattaagttCTCGTTGCCAATATTTTGCCGCAATTTTAAGCGGCGGATGGATCGAAAGTGCAGGCAATGTTATTTCTCTTCAAGG GTATTCTTATAACGCAGTTCATTTTGCGTTATGTCATATCTACAGTGGAGAAAGTAATATACCGGATTCTATAAGTATCGTTGAATTAGCGACGTTAGCGGATATGTTGTGTTTGGAAGGTCTTAAAGAAGTTATAGGATACACGCTTAAACTTAAATATTGCCATCTGTTTCACAAG CCTTGCCAAATATGTGCCGTTGGAGTGTTGGAATGTATGCCATTGGCGGCAGCGTATGGTCTGGATGAGGTGTATCGAAAGTCACTAAGATGGATTACGAAGCACTTTGTACGAATATGGCCATGCAAAGCATTTGCGACTCTTCCGAGAGAACTTATGGAAAAATGTTATCATCAGCATATAGTGCATATG TCTACCGACAACGTGCTTCAAACTATGATGGATTGCGATAAACTGCTAGCAACTTTACCAAATGTGCGATGGGCAGAGCCGGTATTTCGGATGGTGTCAAATCTGTTGGAAACATCAGTAAAATTCCTGTCGGAAAATTTTGCAAGTGTCCTGGGAAACGACAGTTTCCAATCACTTGGTCACGAGCTAACATGGAACATCAGCCGTTTAGAAGATCATTTTCTAACAGCCGTCGAACAATTGCCGCCTGAACAAGCGTGCAAAAGTTActcaaaattgaataaaatgctATCAGTCGCCTCGCAGACTGATGATTTTCAAGGTAAGATCAAGTGGGGACCGTTGTTCATCGATTTTCTACACAAGCTTCAAGGTCGTGTGGAAAAATGCTTGGTGCGTGATGCCACACGTGCCGCGAGAACTACCACATGGTTGAAAATGGATCTAGAACTTCGTAGAAGAATACAAGAGTTAGCTTGTCTCGTAATCTTGCCTCACGAAACCTCGAAGCGACTATCCAGACATTCAAACTTCTTAAAG gaATCTCGTGCACCGCAGAACCGTTCGACGATAAGCCGCAGCTTAGATTTAAAACGTGTAAAAATGGTGATCTCGGAACACAATGACAAAACATTAAAGCCAGTGCCATCatctaaacaaaataaaaaagttttatataagcCCAAAACAGATCCCCTTGAGCGCAAAATGCAAGAAGATAAACAAATTACTTCCGAAACCGTTAGGCCAAAATCTTGGCCTAATAAAGTAGAG GTAAAGTCAAGATATTTGGAACCAAGGAACAAGCCTGTTCCAAAGGAAAACGCGCCCATACATCACGACAAAATTGTGCAACAACGGCGTAAAATTATGATCTCCTCATCTGATTCGTCACGCACTTCTAGCCCGGCGATGAAACGTGCGATAGATGCAAAAAAACCATTGTCCAAGATAAAGCTACCAGTCAAGAAGGATGTAAAAGCTCTCTCATCAGACAGTTTAACGGAGGCAAACGCGGATCGAACTGGCAATAAAAAGGATTTGATCAGCAAAAGTTGCGCTATCACGAGACCCGAATCACcttcttttaaacaaaaaagcaCTGAAATCGGTTTATCAATCGATTCCTTGGAGACTAAGAGTAAGTCAGTCaccgtgaaaaaaaaagttagtaaAATGGATACATCATTATCCACGGACAGTCTTATGACAGAGATAACGACGACTCCGAAATCCAACATgtcgataaataaattatcgccTACTTTAGCAAAAGCGAATAAAACTCAAACTTATGACAG AATGAAAAAAAGCTCGCCACCAACGCAGCAAAAGAGCCCATTAACGATCACTAAGAGGCCTCCGAGATCATTGGAAAGTTCTACCGCCGCCAGTCGCAGTAGAGCCGCTGCTATAAGTAACACGTACCACGGTTCACCGAGTTTACGCAGAAGCTTATTAGATGCTGCAAGAACGCCGGACGTTCCCAATAGACCGGTGAATACGGTAACTCCTTTCAGAATGCGACAAGTCGTACAAACAAACGTTCCTTCCAACGCGAGGAGAGAAAGGAAGGAAACTCAAAATTCGCATGGCTCTGACAGCCCCAGCAAAAAGTCCTCCCCGAAGTCTAATGTAGGTAGTAGGATGAGCAAGTCGGTAATCGCCAGCAAAAGAATTATCAGTGGTAAAGTTGACGACAAGATTAAAAAGTGCCATAATGTGGAGGCGCAAAGACAACCCACGGTAGGTTCGAGATCGGGTACGTTCCTCAAAGATGAACCTACGATACTTAAGAAAGTAGACATTAAGTCATCACAAATTAATACTTAA